A region of Catenibacterium mitsuokai DNA encodes the following proteins:
- a CDS encoding RDD family protein gives MRILWNKLTFWLDRKPSKVPFASRVFAYVLDWVIGGILCGLPAVAIYSMVTKRDDMFSDLYVFAALGFPKWWGYVAGLLCLVVAVIYFVYIPYKVYPGQTLGKKIMKLKIVRLDWQPLDIKTLVLRNIVGLLLIESVSMIVSRYLRQMLTLATGIYFEYYLTAIGAVLTIISGVMVYNTGSRRAIHDYIAKTTVVGIEEEAPVPKNRKERRKKRNKHA, from the coding sequence ATGCGTATTTTATGGAACAAACTAACATTCTGGCTAGATAGAAAGCCATCTAAAGTCCCTTTTGCCTCTAGAGTATTTGCCTATGTTTTAGACTGGGTAATTGGAGGAATCCTTTGTGGATTACCTGCCGTCGCAATTTACAGCATGGTCACGAAACGTGATGATATGTTTAGTGATTTATATGTATTTGCCGCTTTAGGATTTCCTAAATGGTGGGGTTATGTCGCAGGATTATTATGCTTAGTAGTTGCAGTAATCTATTTTGTATATATCCCATATAAAGTGTATCCAGGTCAGACACTTGGTAAGAAGATCATGAAATTAAAGATTGTAAGACTAGACTGGCAGCCACTAGATATCAAAACACTTGTATTAAGAAACATTGTTGGCTTATTACTTATTGAAAGTGTATCTATGATTGTGAGCCGCTATTTAAGACAGATGTTGACTCTTGCGACAGGAATCTATTTTGAATATTACTTAACAGCTATTGGTGCTGTATTGACTATTATCTCAGGTGTAATGGTCTATAATACAGGCTCTAGAAGAGCTATTCATGACTATATTGCGAAAACAACAGTAGTAGGTATAGAGGAAGAAGCACCTGTACCTAAGAATAGAAAAGAAAGACGT
- a CDS encoding MalY/PatB family protein gives MHYDFDEVHNRLGTYCTQWDYIEDRFNKKDLIPFSISDTDFIIPKPITKKIHEVADHQIYGYTRWNHHDFKSSITTYFKRRFDTDIEEDWILYSPSVMYSVSLLIRLLSQPHDKVLTMNPMYDSFISVIKENDRELVSHHLIKEEGTFKIDFDVFEKQAQESALLLLCSPHNPTGRIWSDEEMHRMIEICKKYQVKIISDEIHMDIRIKDAKHHPLMKYYDEYKEIFTASSSSKTLNTPGLIGSYVIIPDEKIRDEFLGVTRRRDFLNSASIFGMYATMIGYTECDDYIDQLNEYIRGNMELVENFIRDELKDFKFQRPEATYLAWIDARDVPFTSDEIQDALVNVGGVAIMKGEIYGENGAKYLRMNLGCPRSKIEEGLKRFKKAMDYLYNK, from the coding sequence ATGCATTATGATTTTGATGAAGTACATAATCGTTTAGGTACTTATTGTACACAATGGGATTATATTGAAGACCGTTTTAATAAGAAGGATTTAATACCATTCTCTATTTCTGATACAGATTTTATTATTCCTAAACCAATCACAAAAAAGATTCATGAAGTAGCAGATCATCAGATTTATGGTTATACAAGATGGAATCATCATGATTTCAAATCTTCTATTACTACTTATTTTAAAAGAAGATTTGATACAGATATAGAAGAAGACTGGATTCTTTATAGCCCATCTGTGATGTATTCTGTGTCATTACTCATTCGCTTATTAAGTCAACCTCATGACAAGGTATTGACTATGAACCCTATGTATGATTCTTTTATTAGTGTGATTAAAGAAAATGATAGAGAACTTGTTTCACATCATCTGATAAAGGAAGAGGGTACATTCAAGATTGATTTTGATGTATTTGAAAAGCAGGCTCAGGAAAGTGCTCTATTACTTCTTTGTTCACCTCATAATCCAACAGGTAGAATATGGAGTGATGAGGAAATGCATCGTATGATTGAAATCTGTAAGAAATATCAGGTAAAGATCATTTCAGATGAAATTCATATGGATATTAGAATTAAAGATGCGAAACATCATCCATTAATGAAATACTATGATGAATATAAAGAAATCTTTACAGCAAGTTCTTCAAGTAAAACATTAAATACACCAGGTCTCATAGGTTCTTATGTCATTATTCCTGATGAAAAGATCAGAGATGAATTCCTAGGTGTAACAAGAAGAAGAGATTTTCTTAATTCAGCAAGTATATTTGGTATGTATGCCACTATGATTGGTTATACTGAATGTGATGACTATATTGATCAGTTAAACGAATATATTCGTGGAAATATGGAACTCGTAGAAAACTTTATAAGAGATGAATTAAAAGACTTCAAGTTTCAAAGACCAGAAGCCACATATCTTGCCTGGATTGATGCAAGAGATGTCCCATTCACTTCTGATGAGATTCAGGATGCACTTGTGAATGTGGGAGGAGTCGCCATTATGAAAGGTGAAATCTATGGTGAAAATGGTGCAAAGTATTTAAGAATGAACTTAGGTTGTCCTCGCTCTAAGATTGAAGAAGGATTAAAACGATTCAAGAAAGCAATGGATTACTTATATAATAAATAG
- a CDS encoding M24 family metallopeptidase, translating into MAKRIDIVQNYLKEKNIDALLLKSKTMKKWMSTMTGSGCKILITQSKGYLILDGRYLTEAKETEFDLEIVLHNPHTTGRNYLAAVERLLKEENCKNLGVEADEVLVNEYEQMKQLGVDICLLDEDIMNLRIVKDSEEIAAMRKTIAMTDDIYSKVIQHIKVGMTEYEISALVQYYSIASGAQQMSFDTIVSSGERTALPHGRPTGRRVKAHEPIMIDFGIQYDNYQSDMTRVCFIGEPEERYKKIYDVVLEAQLAGLKAIKEGALASNCDQAARQVIVDAGYGEYFDHGLGHGIGVTDSNEGPILNSKSQTVLKEGMMMSCEPGIYIPGVGGIRIEDDVLIENGVGVPLNKTTKDYIILEEK; encoded by the coding sequence ATGGCTAAAAGAATAGATATAGTTCAGAACTATTTAAAAGAGAAGAACATAGATGCTTTATTGCTCAAAAGCAAAACAATGAAGAAGTGGATGTCTACAATGACAGGAAGTGGATGTAAGATTCTGATTACACAATCTAAGGGTTATTTGATTCTAGATGGTAGATATCTTACAGAAGCAAAAGAAACAGAATTTGATTTAGAAATCGTTCTTCATAATCCTCATACAACAGGCCGTAACTATTTAGCTGCAGTAGAAAGACTACTTAAGGAAGAAAACTGTAAGAATTTAGGTGTAGAAGCGGATGAAGTACTAGTTAATGAATATGAACAAATGAAACAATTGGGTGTTGATATTTGTTTATTAGATGAAGATATAATGAATTTAAGAATTGTGAAAGACTCTGAAGAAATAGCTGCAATGAGAAAAACGATTGCGATGACAGATGATATCTATTCAAAGGTGATTCAACATATTAAAGTAGGTATGACTGAGTATGAAATCAGTGCTTTAGTTCAATATTATTCTATTGCATCAGGTGCACAGCAGATGTCATTTGATACGATTGTATCAAGTGGTGAAAGAACAGCTTTACCTCATGGTAGACCAACTGGTAGAAGAGTAAAGGCACATGAACCTATTATGATTGATTTTGGGATTCAGTATGATAATTATCAATCAGATATGACACGTGTATGCTTTATTGGTGAGCCAGAGGAACGTTACAAGAAAATCTATGATGTTGTATTAGAAGCACAGCTTGCTGGTTTAAAGGCTATTAAAGAAGGCGCTCTTGCAAGTAATTGTGACCAGGCTGCGAGACAAGTGATTGTTGATGCAGGTTATGGTGAGTATTTTGATCATGGACTTGGACATGGAATAGGTGTGACTGATAGTAATGAAGGACCTATTTTAAATAGTAAGAGTCAGACAGTTTTAAAAGAAGGTATGATGATGTCATGTGAACCTGGTATTTATATACCTGGAGTAGGTGGCATTAGAATAGAAGATGATGTCCTTATTGAAAATGGAGTAGGTGTTCCACTTAATAAAACAACTAAGGACTATATAATACTGGAGGAAAAATAG
- a CDS encoding PTS sugar transporter subunit IIC, whose translation MFDKFEAFMNKYLTPLANKMDKQVHLSAIKKSMVALTPLLIIGSFCLIPEAIPNMIGAKHPVSVWILKNLDLIYIPYNVGMALMSVYVSIIIAYHLANSYKQDIPGAVSMALISFFIMTYQTKEGGGLDTTFFGPKGLFAAMFASIIAVELFRWCKKKKFTIKMPESVPDFVSRSFEMIPLSVIVIGFFLIVRIVCINVFNTMPPLIFTKLFAPLVGSMDNPIAYLFLRMLQCLLFFFGIHPSVLSPITSPISTQFLADNIAASLAKQPLPHFYCPGPESAFGNFTGTGVTIGLVFWCLLSKNKALKQVGRVALIPALFGINEPILFGAPIVLNPIFFIPYVIFGGIIGSFGGFAMYFGIMEKSIFTPPYVGVFLEGYLTNFDVMSIVVNAAQMIASIVVWYPFFKIYEKRYGQDVEKKDTNNVISDEDAAILDDLDLDF comes from the coding sequence ATGTTTGATAAATTCGAAGCCTTTATGAACAAGTACTTGACTCCACTTGCAAACAAGATGGATAAACAGGTTCATTTAAGTGCTATTAAAAAATCAATGGTTGCCTTAACACCATTATTAATCATTGGTAGTTTCTGTTTGATTCCAGAAGCTATCCCAAACATGATTGGTGCAAAACATCCTGTATCAGTTTGGATCTTAAAGAATCTTGATTTAATCTACATTCCATACAATGTAGGTATGGCTTTAATGTCAGTATATGTATCAATCATTATTGCATATCATTTAGCTAACAGTTATAAACAGGACATTCCTGGTGCTGTCAGCATGGCATTAATCTCTTTCTTTATTATGACTTACCAGACAAAAGAAGGTGGAGGATTAGATACTACTTTCTTTGGTCCAAAGGGTCTATTTGCGGCTATGTTCGCATCTATTATTGCGGTTGAATTATTCCGCTGGTGTAAAAAGAAGAAATTCACTATCAAGATGCCAGAATCAGTTCCTGACTTCGTATCTAGATCATTTGAAATGATTCCATTATCAGTGATCGTCATTGGTTTCTTCTTAATCGTACGTATTGTATGTATCAATGTATTCAATACAATGCCACCTTTAATCTTTACTAAGTTATTCGCACCTTTAGTAGGTTCAATGGATAACCCAATTGCTTATTTATTCTTAAGAATGCTTCAGTGCTTATTATTCTTCTTTGGTATTCATCCATCAGTATTAAGCCCTATTACAAGCCCAATCTCAACTCAGTTCTTAGCTGACAATATCGCTGCAAGCTTAGCTAAACAGCCATTACCTCATTTCTACTGCCCAGGTCCTGAATCAGCATTCGGTAACTTCACTGGTACTGGTGTTACAATCGGATTAGTATTCTGGTGCTTATTATCTAAGAACAAGGCTTTAAAACAGGTAGGACGTGTTGCACTTATTCCAGCATTATTTGGTATCAATGAACCAATCCTATTTGGTGCTCCAATCGTATTAAACCCTATATTCTTTATTCCTTACGTAATCTTTGGTGGAATTATCGGAAGCTTTGGTGGTTTCGCTATGTACTTTGGAATTATGGAAAAATCTATCTTTACACCTCCATACGTTGGTGTATTCTTAGAAGGTTACTTAACTAACTTCGATGTGATGTCTATTGTAGTCAATGCGGCTCAGATGATTGCATCAATTGTTGTGTGGTATCCATTCTTCAAGATTTATGAAAAACGTTATGGACAAGATGTTGAAAAGAAAGATACTAATAATGTTATTTCAGACGAAGATGCTGCAATTTTAGACGATTTAGACTTAGACTTTTAA
- a CDS encoding PTS sugar transporter subunit IIB translates to MKIVLCCAGGFSTTMLMDSMKAVVKKSAKLNEDDFSFVAIPVDILQSEVEDCDVLVIGPQIAHKLDYIKPIIEPYHIPYVIVDQEVYGKMDGATVMKQVLIARRKADMAK, encoded by the coding sequence ATGAAAATCGTATTATGTTGTGCAGGTGGTTTCTCAACAACTATGTTGATGGACAGCATGAAAGCTGTCGTTAAAAAAAGTGCAAAGCTAAATGAAGATGACTTCAGCTTTGTTGCGATTCCAGTAGATATCTTACAGAGTGAAGTAGAAGACTGCGATGTATTAGTTATTGGACCACAGATTGCGCATAAATTGGACTACATCAAGCCAATTATTGAACCATACCATATTCCATATGTAATCGTTGATCAAGAAGTATATGGAAAAATGGATGGCGCAACTGTTATGAAACAGGTATTAATCGCACGTAGAAAAGCAGACATGGCAAAATAA
- a CDS encoding PTS lactose/cellobiose transporter subunit IIA: MTEMEKQIIGIISSAGQSKSMAFEALKKVKTGEYDEARRLLDEARKIDIEAHSIQTKLIQAEMSDTEEKPVVGLLMVHAQDHYMTSQLARDLIEELITIFEAKEGK, encoded by the coding sequence ATGACTGAAATGGAAAAACAAATTATCGGAATCATTTCTTCAGCAGGACAAAGCAAATCTATGGCTTTTGAAGCATTGAAGAAAGTAAAAACAGGAGAATATGATGAAGCGAGAAGACTATTAGATGAAGCAAGAAAAATAGACATCGAAGCACATTCTATTCAGACTAAGCTTATTCAGGCTGAAATGTCAGACACTGAAGAAAAGCCAGTAGTTGGGTTATTAATGGTTCATGCCCAGGACCATTACATGACATCTCAATTAGCAAGGGATCTAATTGAAGAGTTAATAACAATCTTTGAAGCAAAGGAGGGAAAGTAA
- the ypdE gene encoding aminopeptidase yields the protein MNDELLKRLSDADSIASCEDEVRNILYHELKDYCDEVYCDSLGSVIFHKKGCSLNPLKIMFCAHMDEVGFEVRYISDIGFLYLMPLGGVLDKSKEMQIVRVTTSDGRKYEGLLNVTKDSNGQVKDMYVDIGCETAQEVKDLGISIGDMVCFASSMRQIQPHVYMGKAMDDRSGCYVLAEALKQVKFNEHDLYFVATSSEEVGVRGAKTATHLIDPDIVYAIDVANNPELVKNYTNTRLIGHGPMIVHYDKTMAPNRKLLAYVKEVADKNNIPYQCDMFKGGGTDAGNAHLEAGGRLALVLGIPLRYCHGSYSMVHSNDLQHLIQLICKLIQIDNSQYQAMTTFITEG from the coding sequence ATGAATGATGAATTACTTAAAAGACTCAGTGATGCAGATAGTATTGCATCATGTGAAGATGAAGTAAGAAATATTCTCTATCATGAATTAAAAGATTATTGTGACGAAGTCTATTGTGACTCTTTAGGCAGTGTGATTTTTCATAAAAAGGGATGTAGTTTAAATCCTTTAAAAATCATGTTTTGTGCACATATGGATGAAGTCGGATTTGAAGTGAGATATATCTCAGATATTGGTTTCCTCTATTTAATGCCATTAGGTGGTGTGTTAGATAAGAGTAAGGAAATGCAGATTGTGCGTGTGACAACATCTGATGGACGTAAGTATGAAGGCTTATTGAATGTGACTAAAGATAGTAATGGCCAGGTTAAAGATATGTATGTGGATATTGGCTGTGAAACAGCCCAGGAAGTGAAAGACCTTGGTATTTCTATTGGTGATATGGTCTGCTTTGCATCAAGTATGCGTCAAATTCAGCCCCATGTTTATATGGGTAAAGCAATGGATGACCGTTCAGGATGTTATGTACTTGCAGAAGCCTTAAAGCAGGTGAAGTTCAATGAACATGACTTATACTTCGTTGCAACAAGTAGTGAAGAAGTCGGTGTACGTGGTGCAAAAACAGCTACACATCTTATTGATCCAGATATCGTATATGCGATTGATGTCGCAAATAATCCAGAACTTGTAAAGAACTATACAAATACCCGATTGATTGGACATGGTCCAATGATTGTTCATTATGATAAAACAATGGCTCCTAATAGAAAACTATTGGCCTATGTTAAAGAAGTGGCTGATAAGAATAACATTCCTTATCAGTGCGATATGTTTAAGGGTGGAGGAACAGATGCAGGTAATGCACATTTAGAAGCGGGAGGACGCTTAGCACTTGTATTAGGTATTCCACTACGTTATTGTCATGGATCTTATTCAATGGTTCATAGCAATGACTTACAACATTTGATTCAATTGATTTGTAAATTAATACAAATAGATAATTCACAATATCAGGCAATGACAACATTTATTACGGAGGGTTAA
- a CDS encoding BglG family transcription antiterminator: MRLYSILKELRDNSKYLPTNYFVTKYNVSKRTIQNDISYLMRISPRKGFLLHMKREQGYLLEITNETLFNDFLETLNETFYVSTNERPAHILSFLAIQEDYISMNKIADIFQVSKTVIKNDMHIVERIAKVYHFEIERKQHYGIKINGLDQDFKMYLTEEYINGSFFIQTAVNDVTRDFKFVEQSFIGLLTQENVNVNYNELLNITNYLKIMVYSASTHSEQDEDYIYQDITIHRLAKKVIDMLKGFYQVQFSNESIDGLITVLNKNLRKRLENIGFKCTNLEEVINDFLKKTDEIYETTFLQDEDFKKMLLIHVTLLIDRLHDKISYKNELANELSITNSVVFNIAIQFCDMLHELYDVKPTFDEVGFVAMHFAGHMEKEKQQKLQLYDRIGVVCSSGGGSAYMIKLQIESLFPKATVKTFSFLQQDALLDYCPDLVFTIMPLSFDIQAPIIYIKELLDDKDLQRIKQILQTDDYDPYTLINDKPMYQSFFSKDFFKIDEDDDYENLIYRMAIELEEQGYGKKGFADLVLERESYVSTIYMNGICIPHPLETDALKNMISVRILKKPFESHGKTVKLVFMVCLRKDQIEMYKILTKKLYALMHEPKYIERILEVQSFEEMMAVLDELGGVQHE, from the coding sequence GTGCGATTATATTCAATACTTAAAGAACTCAGAGATAATTCTAAATATCTGCCAACGAATTATTTTGTGACAAAATACAATGTTTCCAAAAGAACAATTCAAAATGATATCTCTTATCTCATGCGCATTTCTCCACGTAAAGGGTTCCTCCTTCATATGAAAAGAGAACAGGGATACCTATTAGAAATCACCAACGAAACACTATTCAATGATTTCTTAGAAACATTAAATGAAACATTTTATGTTTCTACTAATGAAAGACCAGCGCATATATTATCATTTCTTGCCATTCAAGAAGATTATATCTCGATGAATAAGATTGCGGATATCTTCCAGGTATCTAAGACAGTAATCAAGAATGATATGCATATCGTAGAAAGAATTGCGAAGGTGTATCATTTTGAAATCGAAAGAAAACAACACTATGGAATTAAAATCAATGGCTTGGACCAAGATTTTAAGATGTACCTTACAGAAGAATACATCAACGGCAGTTTCTTTATTCAGACAGCAGTCAATGATGTTACAAGAGATTTTAAGTTTGTCGAACAATCTTTTATAGGTTTACTTACGCAGGAAAATGTGAATGTAAACTACAATGAGTTACTTAACATTACAAACTATTTAAAAATCATGGTTTATAGTGCTTCTACTCATAGTGAACAGGATGAAGACTACATATATCAAGATATCACAATCCATCGCTTAGCTAAAAAAGTGATTGATATGTTGAAAGGTTTCTATCAAGTTCAGTTCTCAAATGAAAGCATTGATGGATTGATTACAGTCTTAAATAAGAATCTTAGAAAACGTTTAGAAAATATTGGTTTTAAATGTACCAACCTCGAAGAAGTCATCAATGACTTCTTAAAGAAGACAGATGAAATTTATGAAACAACATTCTTACAGGATGAAGACTTTAAGAAGATGTTACTTATCCATGTCACATTACTTATAGATCGTCTTCATGACAAGATTTCCTATAAGAATGAATTAGCCAACGAATTAAGTATTACCAATTCAGTAGTATTTAATATCGCCATACAGTTCTGTGATATGCTTCATGAACTCTATGATGTCAAGCCAACCTTTGATGAAGTCGGGTTTGTCGCTATGCATTTTGCAGGACATATGGAAAAGGAAAAACAACAAAAACTACAGCTTTATGATCGTATTGGTGTGGTCTGTTCCTCTGGAGGAGGCAGTGCTTATATGATTAAACTGCAGATAGAATCACTTTTTCCAAAAGCAACAGTCAAGACATTCTCATTCTTACAACAGGATGCTTTACTAGATTATTGTCCTGACCTTGTATTTACAATTATGCCGCTTTCTTTTGATATCCAGGCACCTATTATCTATATCAAGGAATTACTGGATGATAAGGATTTACAGCGTATTAAGCAGATCTTACAGACAGATGACTATGATCCTTATACGTTGATTAATGATAAACCAATGTATCAGTCATTCTTCTCTAAAGACTTCTTTAAGATAGATGAAGATGATGATTATGAGAATTTGATTTATCGTATGGCGATTGAATTAGAAGAACAAGGCTATGGGAAGAAGGGATTTGCGGATCTTGTATTAGAACGTGAATCCTATGTCAGTACGATTTATATGAATGGAATCTGTATTCCTCACCCATTAGAAACAGATGCATTAAAAAACATGATATCTGTAAGAATCTTAAAGAAACCATTTGAATCTCATGGAAAAACAGTCAAACTCGTATTCATGGTTTGTTTAAGAAAGGATCAGATAGAAATGTATAAGATTCTTACAAAGAAGCTCTATGCGCTTATGCATGAACCAAAATATATAGAAAGAATTTTAGAAGTCCAGTCATTTGAAGAAATGATGGCAGTGTTAGATGAGTTAGGAGGTGTTCAACATGAATGA
- a CDS encoding nucleoside triphosphate pyrophosphohydrolase, translating to MINEEVMPMKHIHNKLVRDRIPEIIENDHKTCVTRILLNDDEYLVCLKSKLLEECHEVMNAEGEDIKKEIADVLEVLEALENTLHIDQQEIISIKEKKAHNNGAFDKKIYLEYVEDSYE from the coding sequence ATGATTAATGAAGAGGTGATGCCAATGAAACATATTCATAATAAGTTAGTCAGAGATCGTATTCCTGAAATCATAGAGAATGATCATAAGACTTGTGTAACAAGAATACTACTCAATGACGATGAATATCTTGTATGCTTGAAAAGTAAATTATTAGAAGAATGTCATGAGGTAATGAATGCTGAAGGTGAAGATATTAAGAAAGAGATAGCAGATGTATTAGAGGTATTAGAGGCATTAGAAAATACACTTCATATTGATCAGCAGGAAATAATATCTATTAAAGAAAAAAAAGCACACAATAATGGTGCTTTTGATAAGAAAATCTATCTGGAATATGTAGAGGATTCTTATGAATAA
- a CDS encoding HNH endonuclease domain-containing protein has product MNKYIQDWLDVIEYMNNDNTYKLAWGRAILENVYSLNFVEENNVITFDAIAHKMVKYYWNQTFFFNLRQGSNIKKKPVIVQQVDLLIEKYKELSGSSIPIWFDKAELVLNTEENFYKNVLKKCARKLKDDVSWRFMNVNKETKNLYVLNKDYLYISINKEQVLLLKEYGFVLSQLLNYKWAQLLEKFNNAPRITSKVKGISDNQIRRNNLTKYKNILLENMNKPIDFYTGEELKPDDISVDHVIPWSFMYSDDIWNLVLTSKSHNSSKSNHIPSKEVIEQLNQRNKELVETINNSKYKEELNIAITHSYVDQFYLSMKL; this is encoded by the coding sequence ATGAATAAGTATATACAGGACTGGCTTGATGTGATTGAGTATATGAATAATGATAATACATATAAGTTAGCCTGGGGACGTGCTATTCTTGAAAATGTTTATTCACTTAATTTTGTAGAAGAAAATAATGTGATTACATTTGATGCAATAGCACATAAGATGGTGAAGTATTACTGGAATCAGACATTCTTCTTTAATCTAAGACAAGGATCTAATATCAAAAAGAAACCTGTCATAGTCCAGCAGGTTGATTTACTTATTGAAAAATATAAAGAGTTATCCGGATCTTCTATTCCTATCTGGTTTGATAAAGCAGAACTTGTATTAAATACAGAAGAAAACTTCTATAAGAATGTATTAAAGAAATGTGCAAGAAAGCTGAAGGATGATGTATCTTGGCGTTTTATGAATGTGAATAAGGAAACTAAGAATCTATATGTTCTTAATAAAGATTATCTCTACATATCGATCAATAAAGAACAGGTATTGTTGTTGAAGGAGTATGGTTTTGTCTTATCACAACTACTCAATTACAAATGGGCACAGTTATTAGAGAAGTTCAATAATGCCCCACGTATTACTTCTAAAGTAAAAGGTATCTCTGATAATCAAATCAGAAGAAATAATCTCACTAAATATAAAAATATCTTACTTGAAAATATGAATAAACCAATTGATTTTTATACAGGAGAAGAATTAAAACCTGATGATATTAGTGTAGATCATGTGATTCCTTGGTCATTCATGTATAGTGATGATATCTGGAATCTTGTTTTGACTTCTAAGAGTCATAATTCTTCTAAGTCCAATCATATTCCTAGTAAAGAAGTGATTGAACAGTTGAATCAAAGAAATAAAGAACTTGTAGAAACAATCAACAATAGTAAATACAAAGAAGAACTCAATATTGCGATTACGCATAGTTATGTGGATCAGTTCTATCTCTCAATGAAACTATAA
- a CDS encoding helix-turn-helix domain-containing protein, with protein sequence MNYEVINYIIAIMYIVFMICLFCAAVYLFILIVKALKKYINSKDVREEKKVNAKSLGESLKENRLRCKMTQEFVAETLGVSRQAVSKWENGTSDPNTTNLIALSRLYKVTPEDLLKCIQEKSLSNE encoded by the coding sequence ATGAACTATGAAGTGATTAATTATATTATTGCCATCATGTATATTGTATTTATGATTTGCTTATTTTGTGCAGCTGTTTATCTCTTCATATTGATAGTCAAAGCTCTTAAGAAATATATTAATTCTAAAGATGTACGAGAAGAGAAAAAAGTGAATGCGAAATCTTTAGGAGAATCCCTTAAAGAAAACCGTCTCCGTTGTAAGATGACTCAAGAGTTTGTTGCAGAAACATTAGGTGTAAGTAGACAAGCTGTTTCTAAATGGGAGAATGGAACAAGTGATCCCAATACAACCAATCTTATTGCCCTATCAAGATTATATAAGGTCACACCCGAAGACCTGCTTAAATGTATTCAAGAAAAGAGCCTGTCTAATGAATAG
- a CDS encoding YxeA family protein: MKKKVILFVIIILIGIVTIAVNRYYSTDHTLSDCYYTQIPRVDVNRESWLIDDFGHKQPIGKEYVLVCYNALGESMRVTFIHADSYCPGTYIKLKTKKKIVINQRIISESKVPQRALNQIKSHGTK, encoded by the coding sequence ATGAAAAAGAAGGTCATATTGTTTGTAATTATTATTTTAATTGGTATAGTAACAATTGCAGTAAACAGATATTACAGTACTGACCATACTTTATCTGACTGCTACTATACACAGATTCCTCGTGTGGATGTGAATAGAGAATCATGGCTCATCGATGATTTTGGTCATAAACAACCCATTGGTAAAGAATATGTTCTTGTTTGTTATAATGCATTAGGAGAGTCAATGCGTGTGACATTTATTCATGCAGACTCTTATTGTCCAGGAACTTACATCAAGTTAAAAACAAAGAAGAAGATAGTCATCAACCAAAGGATTATATCTGAATCGAAAGTTCCACAACGTGCTTTAAATCAAATCAAGAGTCATGGAACAAAATAG
- a CDS encoding ATP-binding cassette domain-containing protein — translation MDAISLNHISNRYPLLNDISITVKYGEIYGIVGKQATTLFKIILGKTYYDQGQVSILESTQEKYLRRNRKRIGYTVNSHFFNHLNASKNLYYHCLIKGIHDKKEVEHVLSLVGLQDQQLLYRDFSHEMKCRLAIAKALLGHPAILLLDEPMEDLNNDEIASIRQLLLALNKEGITILLSSHCINHLKGLVTHHCIIEYGTIKEIKEGTL, via the coding sequence ATGGACGCAATCTCACTCAACCATATATCTAATAGATATCCCTTATTAAATGACATCAGCATCACAGTGAAGTATGGAGAAATATATGGCATAGTGGGGAAACAGGCAACAACTCTATTTAAAATCATTCTTGGTAAAACCTACTATGATCAAGGACAAGTGAGTATTCTAGAAAGTACTCAAGAAAAGTATTTAAGACGTAATAGAAAAAGAATAGGCTATACTGTCAACAGCCATTTCTTTAATCATTTGAATGCATCTAAAAACCTTTACTATCACTGTCTCATAAAAGGTATTCATGACAAAAAAGAAGTTGAACATGTCTTATCTCTCGTGGGCTTGCAGGACCAACAGTTACTTTATCGTGACTTCTCACACGAAATGAAATGTCGTCTTGCGATTGCGAAAGCTCTCTTAGGACATCCAGCTATTCTCCTACTTGATGAACCAATGGAAGATCTCAATAATGACGAAATAGCTTCTATTAGACAGCTTCTTCTTGCACTCAATAAAGAAGGTATTACGATACTGCTCTCTAGTCATTGTATCAACCACTTAAAAGGACTTGTCACGCACCATTGCATCATAGAATATGGAACTATCAAAGAGATTAAGGAGGGAACTCTTTGA